A single region of the Vagococcus teuberi genome encodes:
- a CDS encoding Cof-type HAD-IIB family hydrolase, which translates to MIKLIASDMDGTLLSSHLDISELNKQAIKTAAENGVEFMVATGRGYSEARPVLNEAGIHCGMITGNGAQIFDEFDNVLHTVSIDKEIVKQSMEILEEDNLYYELMTTEGVYSNNEAQRIEKFAILLSENIPHLTFKMAIAMASTQLKMLPVKYTEDYHILVDDPSVEILKVIAFSEEGAKAFEASLEKLHQLKDIHVTSSGANNLEINHVNATKGHAVKFIAEKRGISMDEVFTIGDNFNDLPMLEVAGVSFAMGNAEDKVKEVAKYQTDTNVDDGVGKAILRAIEENL; encoded by the coding sequence ATGATTAAATTGATAGCATCTGATATGGATGGCACGCTTTTATCATCCCATCTAGATATTTCTGAGTTAAATAAACAAGCGATTAAAACGGCAGCCGAAAACGGTGTCGAGTTTATGGTAGCAACAGGACGAGGATATTCTGAGGCACGTCCAGTATTAAATGAAGCCGGTATTCACTGTGGCATGATTACAGGAAATGGGGCGCAGATATTTGATGAATTTGATAATGTTCTGCACACAGTTAGCATAGATAAAGAGATTGTCAAACAATCAATGGAGATTTTAGAAGAAGATAATTTGTATTATGAATTAATGACAACAGAAGGTGTTTATTCAAATAATGAGGCACAACGAATTGAAAAATTTGCTATTTTATTATCTGAAAATATTCCTCATCTAACATTTAAGATGGCTATTGCTATGGCATCAACACAATTAAAAATGTTGCCAGTAAAATATACCGAAGATTATCACATTTTAGTTGACGACCCATCAGTTGAAATTTTAAAAGTCATTGCATTTAGTGAAGAAGGTGCTAAGGCTTTTGAGGCAAGTTTGGAAAAATTACATCAATTGAAGGATATCCATGTGACTTCTTCAGGTGCCAATAATTTAGAGATTAATCATGTTAATGCGACAAAAGGTCATGCTGTGAAGTTTATTGCCGAAAAACGTGGTATTTCAATGGATGAGGTCTTTACAATTGGTGATAACTTTAATGATTTACCAATGTTAGAAGTTGCTGGCGTGAGTTTTGCCATGGGAAATGCTGAAGATAAAGTAAAAGAAGTGGCTAAATATCAAACAGATACAAATGTTGACGATGGTGTAGGAAAAGCTATTCTACGTGCAATTGAAGAAAATCTTTAA
- a CDS encoding CD1107 family mobile element protein: MLDRWKKIIVLGFVIIGLASFSGVVHAADDKLLYDLTYDKDRNVLTGKTTPNANIFLTNLAGSIVANDKGEFEVPIPKGTKEAMIGMLDAEGDKSTDVRYNFEDGKVIETEETKASEKDDTNDSKEKTDDSQKNSSEENKVNEQSSAQSEDMSNDGEENTSSDDVNKTDSSKTKATETKKSTPIWVWIVAVVAVVAAGGAGYYFWTSKQKAKKGKGKQRDNKAKSKGKTKVKRKSSGSSSKERSNGKSSLKSGSKKKVDQTKCKKKKSSRK; encoded by the coding sequence ATGTTGGATAGATGGAAAAAAATTATCGTTTTAGGTTTTGTCATAATTGGATTAGCGAGTTTTTCTGGTGTAGTCCATGCAGCCGATGATAAATTACTATACGATTTGACTTACGATAAGGATAGGAATGTTTTAACTGGAAAGACCACACCAAATGCTAATATCTTTTTAACAAATTTGGCAGGCTCAATTGTTGCCAACGATAAAGGTGAGTTTGAGGTACCAATACCTAAAGGAACAAAAGAAGCTATGATAGGTATGTTAGATGCAGAAGGTGATAAGTCAACAGATGTTCGTTATAATTTTGAAGATGGTAAAGTCATTGAAACAGAAGAAACGAAAGCGTCGGAAAAAGATGACACAAACGATTCAAAAGAAAAAACAGATGATAGTCAAAAAAATTCTAGTGAAGAAAATAAGGTTAATGAACAATCAAGTGCTCAAAGTGAAGACATGTCAAATGATGGTGAAGAAAATACCTCAAGTGATGATGTTAATAAAACAGATTCATCGAAAACAAAAGCGACTGAAACGAAAAAATCAACACCAATTTGGGTATGGATTGTCGCTGTCGTAGCAGTTGTCGCTGCTGGTGGAGCTGGATATTATTTCTGGACAAGTAAACAAAAAGCTAAAAAAGGCAAAGGTAAACAAAGAGATAATAAAGCGAAGTCTAAAGGAAAAACAAAAGTAAAAAGAAAATCAAGTGGAAGTAGTTCGAAAGAACGTTCTAATGGAAAATCTTCTCTCAAATCAGGAAGTAAGAAAAAAGTAGATCAAACAAAATGTAAAAAAAAGAAATCATCTAGAAAATAA
- the tsaE gene encoding tRNA (adenosine(37)-N6)-threonylcarbamoyltransferase complex ATPase subunit type 1 TsaE, with protein sequence MTVYLNNDDQTQRFGEQLASLAKPGDIFILTGELGAGKTTFSKGFAKGLGIKQMIKSPTYTLIREYDTGRLPLYHMDVYRIEGDTSDLGLEEYFDGDGVCLIEWGEIIKDSLDNDFIEIFLHKTPEDTRFITVEHRGAKERFNQITDMMAAYD encoded by the coding sequence ATGACCGTTTATTTAAACAACGATGACCAAACACAGCGATTTGGTGAGCAACTTGCCTCTCTAGCTAAACCAGGAGATATATTCATCTTAACTGGTGAATTAGGAGCTGGTAAAACAACTTTTTCTAAAGGATTTGCTAAAGGACTTGGCATTAAACAAATGATTAAAAGCCCAACCTATACTTTAATTCGTGAGTATGATACAGGGCGTCTTCCTCTCTATCACATGGATGTTTATCGAATTGAAGGTGACACTAGTGATCTTGGACTAGAAGAATATTTTGATGGGGATGGCGTTTGCTTAATCGAGTGGGGAGAAATTATTAAAGATTCTCTAGATAATGATTTTATTGAAATTTTTCTACATAAAACACCTGAAGACACACGATTTATTACCGTGGAACATCGTGGTGCTAAAGAGAGATTCAATCAAATAACTGACATGATGGCTGCCTATGACTGA
- a CDS encoding ABC transporter substrate-binding protein: MLLIATLGLVSACGGSKETKKEDKDPGSIKVWVQFSDETPEGKAWQEIVDGFNKEYKGKYKVSTEYIPRSGSGGGYEDKVNAAVTTKTLPDVITLDGPNTAAYAHSKVIAPLDDYLKDADMDDVLDSIKQQGTYDGKFYAFGFSESSVGMYYNKKMFKDAGIKDEELPTIDKPWTWSELEDILSRLHKKYDSPVFDMQIASNDEMLTYAYTPFIWSNDGDVVNSKGTEAKGQFNSKNSVEALSFIQNLVKKDYVPITPVEKGFETQKYPMYLSGSWTMADLEANYPDVDYGILPYPVSDKTKKLVSPTGSWQLAMTTQTEKKDAAAAFILYATNTESSKIMSLENSVLPIRKSTIDLIKNDVSEGMKVLMEQNQASGHARPVVVAYPQVSRAFQQAIQDLSYFDENPDVQKVADQRAEEMQQAIDASLKR, encoded by the coding sequence ATGTTGTTAATTGCTACATTGGGTCTAGTATCTGCATGTGGGGGATCTAAAGAAACAAAAAAAGAAGATAAAGATCCTGGAAGTATCAAAGTTTGGGTACAGTTTTCAGATGAAACGCCAGAAGGAAAAGCTTGGCAGGAAATTGTTGACGGATTTAATAAAGAGTACAAAGGGAAATATAAGGTGTCAACAGAATATATTCCACGTAGTGGGAGTGGTGGTGGATATGAAGATAAAGTAAATGCAGCTGTAACAACTAAAACATTACCTGATGTAATAACCTTAGATGGTCCAAATACTGCGGCATATGCTCACTCTAAAGTAATTGCACCTTTAGATGATTATTTAAAAGATGCAGACATGGATGATGTGCTTGATAGTATCAAACAGCAAGGAACTTACGATGGCAAATTTTATGCATTTGGTTTTTCTGAGTCAAGTGTAGGAATGTATTATAATAAAAAAATGTTCAAAGATGCGGGCATTAAAGATGAAGAATTACCAACAATTGATAAACCTTGGACATGGAGTGAATTAGAAGATATTTTATCTAGATTACATAAGAAATATGATTCGCCAGTATTTGATATGCAAATTGCAAGTAATGATGAAATGTTAACCTATGCATATACACCATTTATTTGGTCAAATGATGGTGACGTGGTAAACAGCAAAGGAACTGAAGCTAAAGGTCAATTTAATAGTAAAAATTCTGTGGAAGCGTTATCTTTCATTCAGAACTTAGTAAAAAAAGACTATGTACCAATTACACCGGTGGAAAAAGGATTTGAAACTCAAAAATATCCGATGTATTTAAGTGGTTCATGGACCATGGCAGATTTAGAAGCTAATTATCCAGATGTTGATTATGGAATTTTACCTTATCCTGTATCTGATAAAACTAAAAAATTAGTATCACCAACTGGTAGTTGGCAATTAGCGATGACAACGCAGACCGAGAAAAAAGATGCAGCTGCTGCCTTTATATTATATGCAACAAATACAGAATCAAGTAAAATAATGAGTTTAGAAAATAGTGTACTACCTATTAGAAAATCTACAATTGATTTAATTAAAAATGACGTTTCTGAAGGTATGAAAGTATTGATGGAGCAAAATCAAGCTTCTGGCCATGCAAGACCTGTTGTGGTGGCATATCCTCAAGTCTCAAGAGCCTTCCAACAAGCAATACAAGATTTAAGTTACTTTGATGAAAACCCTGATGTACAAAAAGTTGCAGATCAACGAGCTGAAGAGATGCAGCAAGCAATAGATGCTTCATTAAAGAGATAA
- a CDS encoding uracil-DNA glycosylase: MLKNLITTDWKDVLQDEFNQAYVENLESFLEDEYNNKTIFPKKEEIFSALNHTSFNDTKVVILGQDPYHGDNQAHGLSFSVLPGTKLPPSLVNIFKELADDCQINMPSTGDLTPWAKQGVLLLNTVLTVEKSKAHSHKNKGWENFTNDIIKSLNNKKNPIIFVLWGKPAQQKKKLIDQEKHIIIEAPHPSPLSAYRGFFGSKPFSNINLSLEKIGQTPIDWSLS, encoded by the coding sequence ATGTTAAAAAACTTAATTACAACAGATTGGAAAGACGTTTTACAAGATGAGTTCAACCAAGCTTATGTAGAAAATTTAGAAAGCTTTTTAGAAGATGAATACAACAATAAAACAATTTTCCCCAAGAAAGAAGAAATATTCAGTGCTTTAAACCACACATCTTTTAACGACACAAAAGTCGTTATTTTAGGACAAGACCCTTATCATGGTGACAATCAAGCTCACGGACTAAGCTTTTCTGTGTTACCTGGCACCAAGCTTCCACCGTCATTAGTTAACATTTTTAAAGAGCTTGCTGATGATTGCCAAATAAACATGCCCTCTACAGGTGATTTAACTCCTTGGGCAAAACAAGGGGTTTTACTACTAAATACTGTCCTAACTGTCGAAAAATCAAAAGCTCATTCACATAAAAATAAAGGATGGGAAAACTTCACAAACGATATAATTAAATCACTAAACAATAAAAAAAATCCTATCATTTTTGTTTTATGGGGAAAACCAGCTCAACAAAAAAAGAAGCTTATTGATCAAGAGAAACATATTATTATTGAAGCACCTCATCCCAGTCCTCTATCAGCTTATCGTGGTTTTTTTGGTTCAAAACCATTTTCTAATATAAATTTATCACTTGAAAAAATAGGACAAACACCAATTGATTGGTCGTTATCTTAA
- a CDS encoding carbohydrate ABC transporter permease, whose protein sequence is MGKKNDRKQNALGYLFLSPALILLVIFLLIPIGMMFYYAFTDYYLLTPDARQFVGLDNFKKLMSDPIFKQSIWNTAKFVVWIIPAQLGVALGMALIVNKQRKGNIFFKVAFFAPVVMSLVVISILWLYLLNPNEGLINALLNKIGIASMPFLKSPKQAMYTIVFVSAWQGAGYQMLLLLGGMQNIPKDVYEAAELDGFTKFQQFRYITMPLLKPTAIFVLLTTLISAFKLIVQPMVMTQGGPMNSTMTMVYYIYQTGFTDRLVGYSSSIALIFTTMIGLITIAQRKITKEDE, encoded by the coding sequence ATGGGAAAGAAAAATGATAGAAAACAGAATGCTCTAGGTTATTTATTTTTAAGTCCTGCACTTATATTATTAGTTATCTTTTTACTCATACCTATTGGAATGATGTTTTATTATGCGTTTACAGATTATTATTTGTTAACACCCGATGCAAGACAATTTGTTGGATTAGATAATTTTAAAAAATTGATGTCAGACCCAATATTTAAGCAAAGTATTTGGAATACAGCTAAGTTCGTTGTATGGATTATTCCGGCTCAATTGGGAGTTGCTTTAGGAATGGCTTTAATAGTGAATAAACAACGTAAAGGAAATATATTTTTTAAAGTAGCTTTTTTTGCACCAGTAGTAATGTCTTTAGTTGTTATCTCCATTTTATGGTTGTATCTATTAAATCCAAATGAAGGTTTAATTAACGCATTGCTTAATAAAATAGGTATTGCTTCGATGCCGTTTTTAAAGAGCCCTAAACAGGCAATGTATACCATTGTTTTCGTTTCAGCATGGCAAGGAGCAGGATACCAAATGCTTTTACTCTTAGGTGGCATGCAAAATATACCAAAAGATGTCTATGAAGCAGCTGAGCTAGACGGATTTACAAAGTTCCAACAATTTAGATATATTACTATGCCTCTACTAAAACCAACAGCAATATTTGTTTTATTAACAACATTAATATCAGCGTTCAAATTAATTGTTCAACCAATGGTAATGACACAAGGTGGTCCAATGAATTCAACAATGACTATGGTTTACTACATTTACCAAACAGGATTTACTGATAGATTAGTAGGTTACTCAAGCTCCATTGCTTTAATATTTACAACCATGATTGGTTTGATAACTATTGCTCAACGTAAAATAACTAAGGAGGATGAATAA
- a CDS encoding LURP-one-related/scramblase family protein, producing METYYINEHVLSANVRTVIKNAQDKSMYILVGRWGVKGDVLSVYNMNGEVLATVKQTTYAFPSRFDLYDRYKKIGSLGRLISFNRDIYLVKQLNWLVLANVNKQTYRIYSFKERLMLMEKHTVYQGDYYKLSIKNETLAPVCICIGAVMDYWAKNNEKNWQKVNSFLSPKASYQSMELIREKIKSTSR from the coding sequence ATGGAAACATATTACATCAATGAACATGTGCTGTCAGCCAATGTTCGGACAGTGATAAAAAATGCTCAAGATAAATCGATGTATATTTTAGTAGGTCGTTGGGGTGTAAAAGGTGATGTGTTATCTGTATATAATATGAACGGAGAAGTATTAGCGACAGTGAAACAAACAACTTATGCTTTTCCTTCACGCTTTGATTTGTATGATAGATACAAAAAAATTGGCTCGTTAGGACGGTTGATCTCGTTTAATCGTGATATTTATTTAGTGAAACAATTAAACTGGCTCGTTTTGGCTAACGTAAATAAACAGACGTATCGTATCTACTCTTTTAAAGAGCGATTGATGCTCATGGAAAAGCATACAGTTTATCAAGGTGATTACTATAAGTTATCAATTAAAAATGAAACATTAGCACCAGTCTGTATCTGTATAGGAGCAGTGATGGATTATTGGGCAAAGAATAATGAAAAGAATTGGCAAAAGGTGAATTCTTTTTTAAGTCCCAAAGCCTCCTATCAGTCAATGGAATTAATAAGAGAAAAAATAAAGAGCACTTCAAGATAA
- the pta gene encoding phosphate acetyltransferase, with product MELFDQLKHKIINKNIRMVFPEPTDERVLGAAVRLKSDNLIEPVLIGNPDVIKELAASRGLSVDNLEIIDPDTYEKFDEMVAAFIERRKGKATDDQARTILKDENYFGTMLVYMDLADGLVSGAIHSTGDTIRPALQIVKTKPGVSRTSGAFLMLGNRDSEKYIFSDCAININPDAQALAEIAVESAKTAELFDIDPKVALLSFSTKGSAKSEEVTKVAEATRIAKELAPEMAIDGELQFDASYVPSVAKQKAPESDVAGQANVFIFPEIQSGNIGYKIAQRLGGFQAIGPILQGLNKPISDLSRGCNEEDVYKLSIITAGQAIMSK from the coding sequence GTGGAATTATTTGACCAACTTAAACATAAAATTATTAACAAAAATATACGTATGGTATTCCCTGAACCAACAGATGAACGCGTTTTAGGTGCGGCTGTCCGTTTAAAATCAGATAACTTAATCGAACCAGTTTTAATTGGAAACCCAGATGTTATTAAAGAATTAGCTGCTTCACGTGGACTAAGCGTTGATAACTTAGAAATTATTGATCCAGACACTTACGAAAAATTTGACGAAATGGTTGCCGCTTTCATTGAACGTCGTAAAGGAAAAGCAACTGATGACCAAGCTCGTACTATTTTAAAAGATGAAAATTACTTTGGTACTATGTTAGTTTATATGGATTTAGCTGACGGACTTGTAAGTGGCGCTATCCACTCAACAGGTGATACAATTCGTCCTGCATTACAGATCGTTAAAACAAAACCTGGTGTAAGTCGTACAAGTGGGGCATTCTTAATGTTAGGTAACCGTGATTCAGAAAAATATATTTTCTCTGATTGTGCTATTAATATTAATCCTGATGCTCAAGCATTAGCAGAAATCGCTGTTGAAAGTGCTAAAACTGCTGAATTATTTGATATTGATCCTAAAGTTGCTTTATTGAGCTTCTCAACAAAAGGATCTGCTAAATCAGAAGAAGTAACAAAAGTTGCCGAAGCGACACGTATTGCAAAAGAACTTGCTCCAGAAATGGCGATTGATGGGGAGTTACAGTTCGATGCATCATACGTTCCTTCTGTTGCAAAACAAAAAGCACCTGAGTCAGATGTTGCTGGTCAAGCAAACGTCTTTATATTCCCTGAAATCCAATCAGGAAATATTGGCTACAAAATTGCTCAACGTTTAGGCGGATTCCAAGCCATTGGACCTATCTTACAAGGTTTAAATAAACCTATCTCTGACTTGTCTCGTGGATGTAATGAAGAAGATGTTTACAAATTATCTATCATTACTGCTGGACAAGCAATCATGAGTAAATAA
- a CDS encoding LacI family DNA-binding transcriptional regulator produces MKATMKDVAALAGVGVGTVSRVINGIKVKEQTKDKVESAIEILNYERNEYARGLKKNKTNTLALIVPTIWHPFFSEFAYYVEEELSKEGYKLYLCNSNGEADKEKEYIQMVKQNKVDGIIGVTYSDIDKYVSANLPFVSIDRYFTEDVYYVTSDNLLGGKIAASELIKRKVQYPAYISSVSKYKNETLKRYEGFSEYCEDHNLSVVKLMVDEPRVNFVQQVEQFLIEHPEIDGIFAVNDLTALDIIKVLDKLERKVGEDIQIIGFDGSKTALDQNYLLSTIRQQVDKMAEVSVQNIIKLIDGNEVPKRVMLPVKFVEGYTTKKNIDIIEK; encoded by the coding sequence ATGAAAGCGACTATGAAAGATGTTGCCGCACTTGCTGGTGTTGGTGTTGGTACTGTATCAAGAGTTATAAATGGCATAAAAGTTAAGGAACAAACGAAAGATAAAGTTGAATCAGCAATCGAAATATTAAATTATGAACGAAATGAGTATGCAAGAGGATTAAAAAAGAATAAAACTAATACCTTGGCGCTTATTGTCCCTACAATATGGCATCCTTTTTTTTCAGAGTTTGCGTATTATGTGGAAGAGGAATTAAGCAAAGAGGGGTACAAACTTTATTTATGTAATTCAAACGGAGAAGCTGATAAAGAAAAAGAATACATACAAATGGTTAAACAAAATAAAGTCGATGGAATTATTGGGGTTACCTATTCGGACATTGATAAGTATGTATCTGCTAATTTGCCTTTTGTTAGCATTGATCGTTATTTTACTGAAGATGTTTATTATGTTACAAGTGATAATTTATTGGGAGGAAAAATAGCAGCTTCTGAATTGATTAAAAGAAAAGTTCAGTATCCGGCATATATTTCAAGTGTATCAAAATATAAGAATGAAACATTAAAGAGATATGAAGGTTTTTCAGAATATTGTGAAGATCATAACCTATCTGTTGTAAAATTAATGGTTGACGAACCAAGAGTGAATTTTGTGCAACAAGTTGAGCAGTTTTTGATAGAACACCCTGAAATAGACGGTATATTTGCTGTTAATGATTTAACGGCTTTAGATATTATTAAGGTATTAGATAAATTAGAGAGAAAAGTTGGGGAAGATATTCAAATAATTGGATTTGATGGTTCTAAAACGGCACTGGATCAAAATTATTTATTATCAACTATTAGACAACAAGTAGATAAGATGGCTGAAGTCTCTGTCCAAAATATTATTAAGTTAATTGATGGAAATGAAGTGCCAAAACGAGTTATGCTACCAGTGAAATTTGTTGAAGGTTATACAACAAAAAAAAATATTGACATCATTGAAAAATGA
- a CDS encoding GNAT family N-acetyltransferase, producing the protein MTEINITLRQAIPSDAANLIQAIRFLNTETPYLVVSPHALNMSVDAMEHEIDYIFNQPNQFILLAFNQLDIIGIATIVSEEENCFKHVGELGITIKKEFWGLGLGTAMIQEMIELCLESQIIKRIEINVQTRNTRAMSVYEQVGFVLEGVKRQAFLSENNELIDVAVMSYLLP; encoded by the coding sequence ATGACTGAGATAAATATTACATTAAGACAAGCTATCCCAAGTGATGCCGCCAATTTAATACAAGCGATTCGTTTTCTTAATACGGAGACCCCGTATTTGGTTGTGAGCCCACATGCATTAAATATGTCAGTTGATGCAATGGAACATGAGATAGATTATATTTTTAATCAACCAAATCAATTTATCTTACTCGCTTTTAATCAGCTTGATATTATTGGAATAGCAACGATTGTCAGTGAAGAAGAAAATTGTTTTAAACACGTAGGAGAACTTGGTATCACCATAAAAAAAGAATTTTGGGGTCTAGGTTTAGGAACTGCGATGATTCAAGAAATGATCGAATTATGTCTTGAGAGTCAAATAATAAAACGAATTGAAATCAACGTTCAAACAAGAAATACTCGAGCGATGAGTGTCTATGAACAAGTCGGATTTGTTTTAGAAGGAGTCAAGCGCCAGGCTTTTTTATCTGAAAACAATGAATTAATTGATGTTGCTGTGATGAGTTACCTATTACCATAA
- a CDS encoding exodeoxyribonuclease III, with product MKLISWNVNGLRAVVKKNFYDDIKNIDADIISLQETKLQEGQIEIDLPDYYQYWNYAEKKGYSGVAVFTKIEPLSVKKGMGVEEFDMEGRLLTLEYDTFYLVNCYTPNAQAELKRIDFRLAWEKQFREYLANLNEDKPVILCGDLNVAYQNIDLKNWKSNRNNPGFSDQEREAFSRLLDSGFIDTYRYFYPDKEGAYSWWSYRFNARKNNAGWRIDYFCVAKALAEKLTDATILSDVYGSDHCPVELLIDVR from the coding sequence ATGAAACTGATTTCGTGGAATGTGAATGGATTACGAGCTGTTGTAAAAAAAAATTTTTACGATGATATAAAAAACATAGACGCAGACATCATCTCACTGCAAGAAACCAAATTACAAGAAGGTCAAATAGAGATAGATTTACCGGATTATTATCAGTATTGGAATTACGCTGAAAAAAAAGGATACTCTGGTGTTGCAGTTTTTACAAAAATTGAACCACTTTCTGTTAAAAAAGGAATGGGTGTTGAAGAGTTTGATATGGAAGGACGATTACTCACGCTAGAGTATGATACATTTTATTTGGTTAACTGTTATACGCCAAATGCTCAAGCTGAGTTAAAGCGAATCGACTTTAGATTAGCATGGGAAAAGCAATTTAGAGAGTATCTGGCTAACCTAAATGAAGATAAACCAGTTATTTTATGTGGAGATTTAAACGTAGCGTACCAGAATATTGATTTGAAGAATTGGAAGAGTAACCGTAATAATCCAGGTTTTTCTGACCAAGAAAGAGAAGCATTCTCTCGATTATTAGATAGTGGATTTATTGATACGTATCGTTACTTTTATCCAGATAAAGAAGGGGCATATAGTTGGTGGAGCTATCGTTTTAATGCAAGAAAAAATAATGCTGGATGGCGTATTGATTACTTCTGTGTTGCTAAAGCACTAGCTGAAAAATTGACAGATGCCACTATTCTATCAGACGTCTACGGAAGTGATCATTGTCCAGTAGAATTGTTGATAGATGTAAGATAA
- the asnA gene encoding aspartate--ammonia ligase — MKEKTIVPKDYQSSLSVYDTQKAIGLTKHWFEEALTGSLKLKRVSAPLFVDASSGLNDNLNGVERPVQFDVPALATPAEVVHSLAKWKRTALKQYDFHIGNGIYTDMNAIRRDEELDNLHSIYVDQWDWERVISREQRNLDYLKQTVQQIVNAIIETSSRLHTKYPSLSIELDSNVSFITTQELENLYPDFNDKEREQAYVKEHPTTFIMQIGDKLLSGKPHDGRSPDYDDWQLNGDLLFWHEPLQTAVEISSMGIRVDETSLKEQLEKANATDRLKYPYHQQILANELPLTIGGGIGQSRLCMLLLEKVHIGEVQVSLWDEETLDACRGKINLL; from the coding sequence ATGAAGGAAAAAACAATTGTACCAAAAGATTACCAGTCTTCACTGTCTGTTTATGACACACAAAAAGCGATTGGATTAACCAAACATTGGTTTGAAGAAGCTTTAACTGGAAGTTTAAAACTAAAAAGAGTATCTGCTCCATTATTTGTAGATGCATCATCTGGGTTAAATGATAATTTAAATGGGGTTGAACGTCCTGTTCAGTTTGATGTTCCTGCTCTAGCAACACCTGCTGAAGTTGTTCATTCATTAGCTAAATGGAAACGTACGGCGTTAAAACAATATGATTTTCATATAGGAAATGGTATTTATACTGATATGAATGCAATTCGTCGTGACGAAGAATTAGATAACCTTCATTCTATCTATGTCGATCAGTGGGATTGGGAACGGGTTATTTCAAGAGAACAACGTAATCTAGATTACTTAAAACAAACCGTTCAACAAATTGTCAATGCAATCATTGAGACTTCTAGCCGCTTGCATACTAAATACCCTTCTCTATCTATCGAGCTTGATAGCAATGTCTCGTTTATCACGACACAAGAGTTAGAAAACTTATATCCTGATTTCAATGATAAAGAGCGTGAACAAGCTTATGTAAAAGAGCACCCAACAACATTCATTATGCAAATTGGAGATAAATTATTAAGTGGAAAACCTCATGATGGCAGATCACCTGACTATGATGACTGGCAATTAAATGGGGACTTGTTGTTTTGGCATGAGCCACTACAAACAGCTGTGGAAATATCTAGTATGGGGATTCGTGTGGATGAAACATCTTTAAAAGAACAGTTGGAAAAAGCTAATGCAACTGATCGCTTAAAATATCCATACCACCAACAAATTTTGGCAAATGAACTACCGTTAACAATTGGTGGCGGGATTGGTCAAAGTCGTTTATGTATGTTACTACTTGAAAAGGTGCATATCGGTGAAGTACAAGTCTCTTTATGGGATGAAGAAACACTTGATGCATGTCGTGGAAAAATAAACTTGCTATAA